A window of Sutcliffiella cohnii contains these coding sequences:
- the pheT gene encoding phenylalanine--tRNA ligase subunit beta produces the protein MLVSYNWLNEYVDLNGVSADELAERITRSGIEVEGVDVLNEGIKGVVIGHVLEREQHPNADKLNKCLVDVGEEAPVQIICGAPNVDKGQKVAVAKVGAVLPGNFKIKRAKLRGEESNGMICSLQELGIESKLVAKEFSEGIFVFPHDVEVGTDALAYLSRNDYVLELGLTPNRSDCLSMLGVAYEVGAILGNEVKWPKSSYDVSEEQASNYISVKVEAEEDNPLYVAKIVQNVKIGPSPLWMQTRLMAAGIRPHNNVVDITNYILLEYGQPLHAFDYDRLGSKEILVRRATEKEKIVTLDDAERTLSSEHLVITNGTEPIALAGVMGGLNSEVQSDTTTVLIESAYFKGTTVRRASKDHGLRSEASARFEKGIDPNRTHEAAERAAALMAEFAGGEVLEGSVEVNTISYEPKVVTTTLSKINSVLGTSVTASEVKAIFENLKFEVVEDNETFTVTVPTRRGDITIEEDLVEEVARLYGYDNIPTTLPISAATPGVLSTYQAKRRKVRSFLEGAGLLQTITYSLTSKERAKQFAIEDGKEIVLAMPMSEERSTLRLSLVPHLLEVVQHNIARQTHANSIYEIGSVFVGKEGEELPEEKERLSGVLTGLWHSHQWQGEKKAVDFYVAKGILDGMFEMLGLTERVTYRRAELDRLHPGRTAEILLNDDVVGYVGQLHPETLKELDLPETYVFELALQTILNIETEEIKYEPIPRFPSISRDIALVIDRSTPAGDLEKVIRTAGGSLLKEVRIFDLYEGDKIAEDKKSVAYSLRYYHPDHTLTDEEVTKVHEKVLTALEEQFGATLRS, from the coding sequence ATGTTAGTTTCATATAATTGGCTGAATGAATATGTTGACTTAAATGGAGTCAGTGCAGATGAATTAGCAGAACGTATTACACGTAGCGGGATTGAAGTTGAAGGTGTAGATGTTTTAAACGAAGGGATTAAAGGTGTTGTAATTGGCCACGTTTTAGAACGTGAGCAACATCCGAATGCAGATAAACTTAATAAATGTTTAGTAGATGTAGGAGAGGAAGCACCTGTTCAAATTATTTGTGGTGCTCCAAATGTAGACAAAGGACAAAAGGTTGCGGTTGCGAAAGTAGGCGCAGTATTACCTGGCAATTTTAAAATTAAACGTGCAAAACTACGCGGCGAAGAATCGAACGGTATGATTTGCTCGTTACAAGAATTAGGAATAGAGTCTAAACTAGTAGCAAAAGAATTTTCTGAAGGAATTTTCGTATTCCCACATGATGTGGAAGTTGGCACAGACGCGCTCGCATACTTAAGCCGTAACGATTATGTTCTAGAGCTAGGTTTAACACCAAACCGTTCAGACTGTTTAAGTATGTTAGGTGTTGCTTATGAAGTTGGGGCAATTTTAGGAAATGAAGTAAAATGGCCAAAAAGTTCTTATGACGTAAGTGAAGAACAAGCGTCCAATTACATTTCTGTTAAAGTCGAGGCAGAAGAAGATAACCCACTATACGTTGCGAAAATCGTTCAAAACGTAAAAATAGGTCCTTCGCCATTATGGATGCAAACACGCTTAATGGCTGCTGGAATTCGCCCGCATAATAATGTAGTAGATATTACAAATTACATTTTATTAGAATACGGTCAACCGTTACACGCTTTTGATTATGACAGACTAGGTAGTAAAGAAATTTTAGTTCGTCGTGCAACAGAAAAAGAGAAAATTGTCACGTTAGACGACGCAGAAAGAACATTATCTTCTGAACATCTTGTTATTACAAATGGAACAGAACCGATAGCACTAGCAGGTGTAATGGGTGGGTTGAACTCTGAAGTTCAGTCTGATACAACAACTGTACTAATTGAGTCTGCATACTTTAAAGGGACTACTGTTAGACGAGCTTCAAAAGATCACGGACTAAGAAGTGAAGCAAGTGCACGCTTTGAAAAAGGTATTGATCCGAATCGTACACATGAGGCAGCGGAAAGAGCAGCAGCATTAATGGCTGAATTCGCTGGTGGTGAAGTATTAGAGGGAAGTGTAGAAGTAAACACAATTTCTTATGAGCCAAAAGTAGTTACAACTACTCTATCTAAAATCAATAGTGTTTTAGGCACGTCTGTAACGGCAAGTGAAGTAAAGGCTATTTTTGAAAACTTGAAATTTGAAGTAGTGGAAGATAACGAAACGTTTACGGTAACAGTTCCTACTAGACGTGGTGATATTACGATTGAAGAAGACCTTGTAGAAGAAGTTGCCCGCCTATATGGTTATGATAACATTCCAACAACACTTCCTATTAGTGCTGCAACACCGGGTGTGTTATCAACATATCAAGCGAAACGCCGTAAAGTACGTAGTTTCTTAGAAGGAGCAGGATTGCTACAAACCATTACGTATTCCCTTACAAGTAAAGAGCGTGCGAAGCAGTTCGCGATAGAAGATGGAAAAGAAATTGTGCTAGCAATGCCAATGAGTGAAGAAAGAAGTACGCTTCGTTTAAGTTTAGTTCCGCATTTGCTTGAAGTCGTTCAGCACAATATTGCTCGCCAAACTCACGCTAACTCCATTTACGAAATAGGTTCTGTTTTCGTTGGAAAAGAAGGAGAAGAGCTACCAGAAGAAAAAGAACGTCTTTCTGGTGTGTTAACTGGTCTTTGGCATTCACACCAATGGCAAGGTGAGAAAAAAGCGGTAGATTTCTACGTTGCTAAAGGTATTTTAGACGGCATGTTTGAAATGTTAGGTTTAACGGAGCGAGTAACATACCGTCGTGCCGAGCTAGACCGATTACATCCTGGACGTACTGCAGAAATATTATTGAATGATGATGTCGTTGGTTATGTAGGTCAGTTGCACCCAGAAACGTTAAAAGAGTTAGACCTTCCAGAAACATATGTTTTTGAACTAGCACTTCAAACAATTTTAAATATAGAAACGGAAGAAATAAAATATGAGCCAATTCCGCGTTTCCCATCAATTAGCCGTGATATCGCGCTAGTTATTGATCGTTCTACACCTGCTGGTGACTTAGAAAAAGTAATCCGTACTGCTGGCGGTAGCTTATTAAAAGAAGTTCGTATTTTTGATTTATACGAAGGGGACAAAATTGCGGAAGATAAAAAATCAGTTGCATACTCCTTACGTTATTACCATCCAGACCATACGTTAACGGATGAAGAAGTAACGAAAGTTCATGAAAAAGTGTTAACTGCACTTGAAGAGCAATTTGGAGCAACGTTAAGAAGTTAA
- the pheS gene encoding phenylalanine--tRNA ligase subunit alpha, with the protein MEQRLKELQQQALQEVSDAKNLKELNEVRVAYLGKKGPITEILRGMGKLSAEERPKMGALANEVREAIATQLEAKVEMLEKATVAEKLASESIDVTLPGRPVRTGNKHPLTKVVEEIEDLFLGMGYQIAEGPEVEKDYYNFEALNLPKDHPARDMQDSFYITEDTLLRTHTSPVQARTMEKNEGKGPIKIICPGKVYRRDDDDATHSHQFTQIEGLVVDENIRMSDLKGTLEVFAKKMFGEDREIRLRPSFFPFTEPSVEVDVSCAKCGGKGCNVCKQTGWIEILGAGMVHPNVLEMAGYDSKMYQGFAFGMGPERIAMLKYGIDDIRHFYTNDQRFNTQWNRA; encoded by the coding sequence ATGGAACAACGTTTAAAAGAGCTACAACAACAAGCTCTTCAAGAAGTTAGTGATGCAAAAAATTTAAAAGAATTGAATGAAGTTCGTGTTGCATATTTAGGGAAAAAAGGGCCAATCACGGAAATTTTACGTGGTATGGGGAAACTTTCTGCTGAGGAAAGACCGAAAATGGGGGCACTCGCAAATGAAGTACGTGAGGCTATTGCAACTCAATTGGAAGCAAAAGTAGAGATGTTAGAAAAAGCGACGGTTGCTGAAAAGCTAGCTTCCGAATCTATAGATGTTACGTTGCCAGGTAGACCTGTCCGTACAGGTAATAAACATCCGTTAACAAAAGTAGTAGAGGAAATTGAAGATCTATTTTTAGGAATGGGTTATCAAATTGCCGAAGGGCCAGAAGTAGAAAAAGATTATTATAACTTTGAAGCACTAAACTTACCGAAAGATCACCCAGCTCGCGATATGCAAGACTCTTTCTATATTACGGAAGATACATTACTTCGCACACATACTTCCCCAGTACAAGCTCGTACAATGGAGAAAAACGAAGGAAAAGGACCTATCAAAATAATTTGTCCTGGTAAAGTGTACCGTCGAGACGATGATGATGCGACACACTCTCATCAATTTACACAAATTGAAGGGTTAGTAGTAGATGAAAACATTCGAATGAGTGATTTAAAAGGAACGTTAGAAGTATTTGCGAAAAAGATGTTTGGTGAAGATCGTGAAATTCGCTTACGCCCAAGCTTTTTCCCATTCACTGAACCGTCAGTAGAAGTAGATGTTTCTTGTGCAAAATGTGGTGGAAAAGGATGTAACGTTTGTAAACAAACAGGCTGGATTGAAATTTTAGGTGCTGGAATGGTTCATCCTAACGTGTTAGAAATGGCAGGTTATGATTCTAAAATGTATCAAGGGTTTGCATTCGGAATGGGCCCTGAGCGTATTGCAATGCTGAAGTACGGAATTGATGATATTCGTCATTTTTATACGAACGACCAACGTTTTAACACTCAATGGAATAGAGCGTAA
- a CDS encoding TrmH family RNA methyltransferase: MKRIDSVKNPKVKQWKKLHKKKEREIAKTFLIEGFHLVEEALKVDGLVEEIIISENENIPANWKIDNATWYIVSDDVLKAISETETPQGVSAVCQFQSNNESMLTKSSKVLMLDNVQDPGNVGTMIRTAEAAGIDTIVLGDGTADLYNGKVVRATQGAIFHVPIIRENLQTWIEKCKEIGIPVYGTALENGMPYTDVKPTTSFALLVGNEGQGVAKEYLSKTDKNLYIPIYGKSESLNVGIAAGILMYYLRT; the protein is encoded by the coding sequence GTGAAACGAATTGATTCAGTCAAAAACCCTAAAGTGAAACAATGGAAAAAATTACATAAAAAGAAAGAACGTGAAATAGCGAAAACATTCTTAATAGAGGGATTTCATTTAGTAGAAGAGGCTCTAAAAGTAGATGGATTAGTAGAAGAGATCATTATATCAGAAAACGAAAACATCCCAGCAAACTGGAAAATAGATAATGCTACCTGGTATATAGTATCAGATGATGTTCTAAAAGCTATTAGTGAAACAGAAACACCACAAGGAGTATCTGCTGTCTGTCAATTCCAATCGAATAACGAGAGTATGTTAACTAAAAGTAGCAAAGTGTTAATGTTAGATAATGTACAGGACCCTGGTAATGTCGGTACGATGATTCGTACCGCGGAAGCCGCAGGTATAGACACCATCGTACTTGGGGATGGAACTGCTGATCTTTATAATGGAAAAGTTGTCCGTGCAACGCAAGGAGCAATTTTTCATGTGCCAATTATTCGAGAAAATCTTCAAACATGGATAGAAAAATGTAAAGAGATAGGTATACCCGTTTATGGTACAGCATTAGAAAATGGAATGCCATACACAGACGTAAAACCTACAACTTCTTTTGCGTTACTTGTTGGGAATGAAGGCCAAGGAGTGGCAAAAGAGTATTTGTCTAAAACAGACAAAAATTTATATATTCCTATTTACGGAAAAAGTGAATCACTAAATGTGGGGATTGCGGCTGGTATTTTGATGTACTACTTAAGAACTTAA
- the sspI gene encoding small acid-soluble spore protein SspI, which yields MNLNLRHAIKQNVQGNSQEELEATIVDAIQNGEEKMLPGLGVLFEMIWQHSSEQDKQEMLTTLENSLK from the coding sequence ATGAACTTAAATTTACGACATGCGATTAAACAAAACGTACAAGGTAACTCTCAAGAAGAATTGGAAGCAACTATCGTTGATGCTATTCAAAACGGGGAAGAAAAGATGTTACCTGGTCTAGGAGTTTTATTTGAAATGATATGGCAACACTCTTCTGAACAAGACAAGCAAGAAATGCTTACAACATTAGAAAACAGTTTAAAATAA
- a CDS encoding M42 family metallopeptidase: MTKQLDETLTMLKDLTDAKGIPGNEKEPRDVMRKYIEAYADEVTTDGLGSLIAKKVGVADGPKIMVAGHLDEVGFMVTSIDDRGFIRFQTVGGWWSQVMLAQRVTIVTKKGDITGVIGSKPPHILPPEARKKPVEIKDMFIDIGASSREEAAEWGVTPGDQVVPYFEFTVMNNEKMLLAKAWDNRIGCAIAIDVLKQLKDTDHPNVVYGVGTVQEEVGLRGAKTSANMIEPDIGFGVDVGIAGDTPGVTEKEALSKMGKGPQIILYDASMVSHKGLRDFVTGVADEMEIPYQFDSVAGGGTDSGAIHLTAQGVPALSITIATRYIHSHAAMLHRDDYENAVKLIAEVIKRLDADTVKEITFN, translated from the coding sequence ATGACAAAGCAGTTAGATGAAACGTTAACGATGCTTAAAGATTTAACGGATGCTAAAGGTATTCCGGGCAATGAAAAAGAGCCTCGTGACGTAATGAGAAAATACATAGAAGCTTACGCTGATGAAGTAACAACGGACGGACTAGGAAGCTTAATCGCGAAAAAGGTTGGGGTAGCGGACGGTCCTAAAATTATGGTTGCTGGCCATTTAGATGAAGTTGGTTTTATGGTAACGAGCATTGATGATCGCGGATTTATTCGTTTTCAAACAGTCGGTGGCTGGTGGTCACAAGTAATGCTGGCACAGCGTGTAACAATCGTAACGAAGAAAGGTGACATAACAGGTGTAATAGGATCTAAACCGCCTCACATTCTACCACCAGAAGCTCGTAAAAAACCAGTAGAGATTAAAGATATGTTTATTGATATTGGTGCTTCAAGCCGTGAAGAAGCGGCTGAATGGGGTGTTACACCTGGAGACCAAGTTGTTCCTTACTTTGAATTCACAGTAATGAATAACGAGAAAATGTTATTAGCAAAAGCTTGGGATAATCGTATCGGATGTGCGATTGCGATTGACGTATTAAAGCAGCTTAAAGACACAGATCATCCAAACGTAGTTTACGGGGTAGGAACTGTTCAAGAAGAGGTTGGTCTACGTGGAGCGAAAACATCTGCAAACATGATTGAACCAGATATTGGCTTTGGTGTGGATGTTGGTATTGCTGGGGATACTCCTGGAGTAACGGAAAAAGAAGCACTAAGTAAAATGGGTAAAGGACCTCAAATAATTCTTTATGATGCATCAATGGTTTCTCATAAAGGGTTACGTGATTTTGTAACAGGTGTAGCAGATGAAATGGAGATTCCGTATCAATTTGACTCTGTAGCTGGTGGAGGAACTGACTCTGGAGCAATCCATTTAACAGCACAAGGTGTACCTGCATTATCTATTACGATTGCAACTCGTTACATCCACTCTCATGCAGCAATGTTGCATCGTGATGACTATGAGAATGCAGTGAAATTAATTGCAGAAGTGATCAAACGTTTAGATGCTGATACTGTAAAAGAAATTACGTTTAATTAA
- a CDS encoding dUTP diphosphatase, producing the protein MKLDQLFLMQKELDSKIEEQHGLKKEELFDRKVLALQVEVGELANETRCFKFWSLKPSSPKEVILEEYVDGLHFILSLGLTLNYSMDIETEASVKMESVTEQFLVVYQLISQFRESRDEDTYQVLFSSYIHLGELLHFEWKEIEQAYYKKNEVNHERQQTGY; encoded by the coding sequence ATGAAACTAGACCAATTATTTCTTATGCAAAAAGAGTTAGATTCAAAAATTGAAGAGCAACACGGATTAAAAAAAGAAGAGCTTTTTGATCGGAAAGTGTTAGCCTTACAAGTGGAAGTTGGGGAACTTGCTAACGAAACACGTTGTTTCAAGTTTTGGAGTTTAAAACCTTCTTCTCCTAAAGAGGTTATTTTAGAAGAATATGTTGATGGACTACATTTCATTTTATCACTAGGCTTAACGTTAAACTATAGCATGGATATTGAAACGGAAGCATCCGTAAAAATGGAGTCTGTTACAGAACAATTTTTAGTAGTCTATCAGTTAATTTCACAATTCCGTGAATCGAGAGACGAAGATACGTACCAAGTACTATTCTCTTCCTATATTCATTTAGGGGAGTTATTACATTTCGAATGGAAAGAAATTGAACAGGCATACTATAAAAAGAATGAAGTAAACCATGAACGACAGCAAACAGGATATTAA
- a CDS encoding sigma-w pathway protein ysdB — translation MIVYLIRILLLALFVFLIYAIIKYVFNPKRKLELAHEQKNFYMLDKKENIRKNFLLTYKGVLFEGEKYLGTTDKAFEVISIFIFPKNTSKLQGLEKRDFEFIEKEVRRAYPNAIIDWKSPIKEFLKAEKS, via the coding sequence ATGATTGTTTACCTTATACGTATATTACTGTTAGCGCTTTTTGTTTTTCTTATTTACGCAATCATCAAATATGTTTTTAATCCGAAGAGAAAATTAGAATTAGCGCACGAACAAAAAAACTTTTATATGTTAGATAAAAAAGAAAATATACGTAAAAACTTTCTCTTAACGTACAAAGGTGTACTCTTTGAAGGAGAAAAATATTTAGGGACTACCGATAAAGCATTTGAAGTCATATCCATTTTTATCTTCCCTAAAAATACGTCAAAACTACAAGGTTTAGAAAAGCGTGACTTTGAGTTTATAGAAAAAGAAGTTAGAAGAGCATATCCTAATGCAATTATCGATTGGAAAAGCCCGATTAAAGAATTTTTAAAAGCAGAAAAGAGCTAA
- a CDS encoding GNAT family N-acetyltransferase, which produces MKLYKDDMNEFYALEILSWQYEPPYDFYNGEVSREGMMELLVKDYYTILDENKQLVGFFCIGEGAQVPTTDYNYNNLFVDIGFGLKPDLTDQGNGDDFLSFIMEQAKRMGDCKNLRLTVASFNERAIHLYKKHKFTETTRFLFHGTEFIVMIQE; this is translated from the coding sequence ATGAAGTTGTATAAAGATGATATGAATGAGTTTTACGCTTTGGAGATTTTAAGTTGGCAGTACGAGCCTCCTTACGATTTTTACAATGGAGAAGTGAGCCGAGAAGGTATGATGGAATTGTTAGTGAAGGACTACTATACAATCTTAGATGAAAATAAACAGTTAGTAGGGTTCTTTTGTATCGGAGAAGGAGCACAAGTTCCGACGACAGATTACAATTATAATAATTTATTTGTAGATATTGGCTTTGGTTTGAAGCCGGACTTAACTGATCAAGGAAATGGTGATGATTTTCTTTCCTTTATTATGGAGCAAGCCAAGAGGATGGGGGATTGTAAAAATCTTCGGTTAACAGTTGCCTCCTTCAACGAACGTGCCATTCACCTTTATAAAAAACATAAATTTACTGAAACGACACGATTTCTTTTTCATGGTACAGAATTCATCGTAATGATACAAGAATAA
- a CDS encoding VTT domain-containing protein, with amino-acid sequence MDERLSVLYVMVETHWLLASIAFISFHILRQILFIPVVIICVAGGALFGGLLGSVYSIIGLTLSSLLFYLLYNQMPKIFGKILKMKEKWFGHRAELSVGQVTVLRLIPFIHFHLLSLCLIETTKNFREYVRASIIANIPIAIIYTVFGQFIRDFSPSMILLLLLLLSGLFFLVKDKYVIIKWEKFFQKDKARSS; translated from the coding sequence ATGGATGAACGATTATCTGTTTTATATGTAATGGTTGAAACACATTGGTTACTAGCATCTATAGCTTTTATATCTTTTCACATTTTAAGACAAATATTATTTATCCCAGTTGTGATCATTTGTGTTGCAGGTGGAGCATTGTTTGGTGGTCTATTAGGTAGCGTCTATTCCATTATTGGTCTTACATTATCAAGTCTACTTTTCTATCTCCTTTATAATCAAATGCCTAAAATATTTGGGAAAATATTAAAAATGAAAGAGAAATGGTTTGGTCATCGGGCAGAATTGTCTGTCGGGCAAGTTACTGTTCTTCGATTAATTCCATTTATTCATTTTCATTTATTGTCGTTATGTTTAATTGAAACAACGAAAAATTTTCGTGAATATGTGAGGGCTTCTATCATAGCAAACATTCCGATTGCAATTATTTATACCGTATTTGGTCAGTTTATACGTGATTTTTCCCCGTCTATGATTTTGTTATTATTACTTTTATTATCTGGTTTGTTTTTTCTGGTAAAGGATAAATATGTGATTATAAAATGGGAGAAGTTCTTTCAAAAAGATAAAGCTCGGAGCAGTTAA
- a CDS encoding DUF1294 domain-containing protein produces the protein MIELLLIYLVLNSVAFLLMKVDKKRAINNKWRISESTLWAISIVGGALGSWAGMKKFRHKTKHNTFKFGMPLLTLVQIGTIIYFTLV, from the coding sequence ATGATAGAGTTGTTACTGATTTATCTCGTACTTAATAGTGTCGCTTTTCTATTAATGAAAGTAGATAAAAAGAGAGCGATTAATAATAAATGGCGAATATCAGAATCTACTTTATGGGCCATTTCTATTGTTGGTGGTGCGCTAGGCTCATGGGCAGGGATGAAGAAATTTCGTCATAAAACGAAACATAATACATTTAAATTTGGTATGCCACTATTGACTCTAGTCCAAATAGGGACAATTATCTATTTCACATTGGTATAA
- the rplT gene encoding 50S ribosomal protein L20 translates to MPRVKGGTVTRRRRKKVIKLAKGYFGSKHTLYKVANQQVMKSLMYAYRDRRQKKRDFRKLWIARINAAARMNGLSYSRLMHGLKVAGIEVNRKMLADLAVHDEKAFAELATAAKNSLNK, encoded by the coding sequence ATGCCAAGAGTTAAAGGCGGTACAGTAACACGCAGACGTCGTAAAAAAGTCATTAAATTAGCTAAAGGTTATTTCGGTTCAAAACATACTTTATATAAAGTAGCTAACCAACAAGTAATGAAATCATTAATGTATGCTTATCGTGATCGTCGTCAAAAGAAACGCGATTTCCGTAAGTTATGGATTGCTCGTATTAACGCAGCAGCTCGTATGAACGGTCTTTCTTACAGCCGTTTAATGCACGGATTAAAAGTAGCTGGTATCGAAGTTAACCGTAAAATGTTAGCTGACCTAGCTGTTCATGACGAAAAAGCTTTCGCTGAATTAGCAACAGCTGCAAAAAACAGCTTAAACAAGTAA
- the rpmI gene encoding 50S ribosomal protein L35: MPKMKTHRGSAKRFKKTGSGSLKRSHAYTSHLFANKSQKQKRKLRKAAVVSKGDFKRIRHMLDNIK, from the coding sequence ATGCCTAAAATGAAAACTCATCGCGGATCTGCGAAACGATTCAAAAAGACTGGATCTGGTAGTCTTAAGCGTTCTCACGCTTACACAAGTCACTTATTTGCTAACAAGTCTCAAAAGCAAAAACGTAAATTACGTAAAGCTGCTGTTGTAAGTAAAGGTGATTTCAAACGCATTCGTCATATGTTAGACAACATTAAATAA
- the infC gene encoding translation initiation factor IF-3, which translates to MISKDMMVNEGIRSREVRLIGQNGDQLGIKTKQEALEIAAKANLDLVLVAPNAKPPVCRIMDYGKFRFEQQKKEKEQRKNQKVINVKEVRLSPSIDEHDFNTKLRNAIKFLEKGDKVKASIRFKGRAITHKEIGQRVLDRFSAACSEVATVESSPKMDGRSMFLVLAPKNEK; encoded by the coding sequence ATTATTAGCAAAGATATGATGGTGAACGAAGGTATTCGTTCTCGTGAGGTTCGTTTAATCGGTCAAAACGGAGACCAGCTTGGAATTAAAACAAAACAAGAAGCACTTGAGATTGCTGCAAAAGCAAACTTAGACTTAGTGCTAGTTGCTCCAAACGCAAAGCCTCCTGTATGCAGAATTATGGACTACGGAAAGTTCCGATTCGAGCAACAGAAGAAAGAAAAAGAGCAACGCAAAAACCAAAAAGTTATTAACGTAAAAGAAGTTCGATTAAGTCCTTCAATTGATGAACACGACTTTAACACGAAACTTCGAAATGCGATAAAGTTCCTTGAAAAAGGAGACAAAGTAAAAGCATCGATTCGATTCAAAGGTCGTGCCATTACACATAAAGAAATTGGTCAACGTGTATTAGACCGTTTCTCAGCAGCTTGCTCTGAAGTTGCAACAGTGGAATCGTCGCCTAAAATGGACGGTCGTAGCATGTTCTTAGTATTAGCACCTAAAAATGAAAAGTAA